Part of the Acidobacteriota bacterium genome is shown below.
CGCTCCCTGCCGGTGGACTGCCTGCCGGACGCGGTCGTCGTCTGGCGCGCCGCCGAGCCGAACCCGGCCCAGCGCTTCGGCGCGCAGAACCTGCCCGGGATCGTGTCGGGACCGCCGGGAGACTCCGCGCCGACGGCCGGATCGACCTCGGTGGCCTCGCTGGGCGATCGCGGGACGATGACCTACGCCCTGACCGACATCGTGATCGAGGATCGCCCGGGGCCGGACTTCATCGTCTTCGAGAACGCCTTCTTCGTCGGCAGCGTCCCGACCTCGCCCGCGGACGACTACGTGATCTTCGACGAGCCGGGCACCGTCGAGGTCTCCGCCGACGGGACGAGCTGGATCATGTTTCCGTACGATCCGCAGGCCCTCGCCGACGCGCACGGGCGCAACATCGACCGCGCGCTGCACCTCCGGCTGCGCGGCCTGGCCGGGATCACGCCGACCTTCACGGGGAACTGGACCGTCCCGGACGACCCGGAGGTCTGGGACCCGAACGGAACCGGTGGCGTCTCCGGCGCCGGCGGGGATGCGTTCGACCTCGCCACCGTCGGACTCGCCGAGGCGCGCTTCGTCCGCATCACCGACGCCGGTGCGCAGAACGGTTTCCCCGGAGCGGCCGAGGGGTTCGACCTCGACGCGCTGGTCGTGCTCCACGGCCGGCCCGTCGCGCCGGCGACGGCCGACACCGACGGCGATCTCCTGCCCGACCTCGCCGAGACGCGCCTTTTCGGCACCGATCCCGCCAGTCCGGACAGCGACGGCGACGGCACGGACGACGGCCGCGAGGTCGCCGGCTGCCGCGATCCGCTCTCCGCCTCCGATCGGCCCTGGTGGCTCGCGCGGCCACGGCTGTGGCTGAGGGGAACGGATTGCACGGAGGCGCGCTGGACCTTTCTCGGCGGTGGCCGCACGGCGGATCTGTTCCGGGGCGATCTCGCAGCGCTCGTCGCGGGTCCGGAGGGGATCGACCTCGGTCCCGGTGTCTGCCTCGCCGACGACACGGCGGCGGTGAGGTATGCCTGCGACACCGACCGGCCGGCGCCCGGGTCGGCGTTCGACTACCTCGTCCGGGAGGGCGCCGGCGACTACGGGCGCGGCTCGGCGCTCGAACCGCGCAGCGCGGCTTCCGGATGTCCGTGAGGACGAAGCTGCCGCTCGCTCTGCTCGCGCTGCTCGCCGCGCGCGGGCTGCCGGCGGACGCCGCCGGGCCGGGGGACGAGGGTGAGGACCGACCGGGCGTTGTCGAAGAGCGGGTCGAGGTCGAAGCCGAAGCCGCCGGCGAGGACGATGTCGCGGCCTTCGCCACCGTTCTCGGTGAGGAGGCGATCGCGGGCCGGGCGGCCGATCTCGCGGATCTGTTGCGGCGCGTCCCGGGAGCGCGCGTCCGCGACTACGGCGGTCTCGGCCGCTTCGCCACCGTGTCTCTGCGGGGTTCGACCGCCGAGCAGGTGACCGTCCTCGTCGACGGGGTCCCGCAGAACCGCGCCCTCGGCGGGCCGGTCGATCTCTCGCCGATCCCGCTGACGCAGGTGAGGTCGGTCACCGTGTACCGTGGCATCCCGCCGGTGGCCGCCGGGCTCGACGGCCTCGGGGGCGTCGTCGACATCCGGACCAGGGAGCCCGGCGCCCCCGCCGCCGGGGCGGAGATCCTCTACGGTTCGCTCGGCACGGAACGCATCGCGGCCTCCTGGTCGGGACGCGCGGGTGCGCGGTGGCGCCTGCGGGTCGGCGCCGAACGGTTTCGCAGCCGCGGCGATTTCGACTATCTCGACCTCGGCGCCCCGCTCGTCGCCGGCGACGAGCGTCGGCAACGTCGATCGAACAACGACGTGGCCGGGACGAGCTGGGTGATCCGTGCGTTCCGGCACTCGCGAGGCGGCGGGCGCTTCGAATTCGGTTGGCGGGGCCTCGACCGCGAGGGCGGAATTCCGGGAACGGACGGGCTCCCCGCACGGTTCACGCGCCTCGGCGAGCGGCAGCAGGAGGCGCGGCTCTCCTGGGAGCGGCGGCTGCGCTCCGGGTCGGTTTCGATCGCCGCCGACCGGACGGTGCGACGCGATCGGCTGCGCGACCCGTTCGGCGAGGTCGGTATCGGCATCCAGGACCAGACCACCCGGCTGACCTCGACCGGAGCGGCGCTGCTCTGGCGCGGCCGGCGCGGCCGGCACCGGTGGCTTCTGCGGGCGGATGCGCGCCGCGAGCGCGCGCGGGTCCGCGATGCGGCGCTGGCGGTCTCCGACCGCGGGGGGCTGCGGCGCACGCGGATGTCGATCGCCGCGGAGGATGTCGTCGGGTTCGGGCGGCTCGCCGTCGCTCCGGCGTTGCGGATCGAGCGCCGCACGGACCGGTTCGTCGCGGGAGGCGAGGGCCTGCTGCCGCCGCCCGCCCCTTCGGCAGGAGAGACTCGCGTCACGGGAAAGCTCGGGCTCTCGCTCGCTCTCGGAAGGAACTGGTCGCTGCGCGCCTCGGCGGGGCGCTTCGACCGCCCGCCCGACCTGCTCGAGCTGTTCGGCGATCGCGGCACGGTGGTCGGCAACCCCGGACTCCGTCCCGAGCGGGGCACGAAGCTCGAACTGGGGATCGCCCGCGCCGCGAAGATCTGGGCCGGCACGCGCTGGCGGGCCGGCGGCGAGCTCGTCGCCTTCGCGACCGACGCCCGCGACCTCATCCTCCTGTGGCCGACCAGCCCCGGTGCCGTGGTGGCGACGAACTTCGATCGCGCGCGGATCCGCGGCCTCGAGGCGAGTGTCTCGCTGCAGCGAGGCGCGTTCGCCGCGGAACTCTCCGGGACGCTGCAGCGCGCGACCGATGCCTCCGGCGGCTTCGCGGACGGGTTCCCGCTGCCCGGCCGCCCGGACCGCGAGGGTTTTGCCGCGCTCTCGTGGAACTTCGCCCGGGATCGGGTCGGATGGGAGGTCACCTACGTGGGCGAGAACCCGACCGACCGGCTGGACACGCCCGCCCTCAGACTTCCCGCGCGGGTCCTGCACGACGTCCGCTACGGCCACCGGTTCGGGCCGCCCGGAAGCGGCGTCGAACTCGGTGTCGAGGTGCGGAACCTCTTCGACCGCGAAACGCGCGACGTCGCGCGCTTCCCGCTGCCGGGACGCACGCTGTTCGTGCGGCTGGCCTGGGGGACGGGGGAGGAAAGGCCGTGAAGCGCCCGCTCCTCCTCGCAGCGCTGGCCCTGGCGGCGTCCGCCAGGTGCGGATCCGATTTCCGTCCGCCGCCGGGGGCGACGACGGGGCGGCCGGCCTCGCCACTCGGGCAGACGTTCGACGTGACCGCGCGCTTTCCGGCCTTCGCCGTACCGGGACGTGAGCCCGGCTTGGAGCTCGACCTCGTGCTCGATCTGCCGCCGGGCGCCGGGCCGGAGCGGACCGCCCGCGTCACCTACGCCGCCGCCCGACTGGGCGGCCGCCCCGCGACGGTGACCGACGCCTCCGGCGGCCGGGCCCGCGTGACGATCGAGGGCGATCTGTGGGCGACGGGGCGCGTCGGCCCGGTGATGGTCGAGGGGACCAGCTTCGAGTACGCCCTGCGCGGCACCGTGCTCGACGGCGGATTCCGCGTCGCCGGCGAGAGCTGGGAGTCGCAGACGGGGATCCTCGGGTCGTTCGACGCCTGGCGCCGGCACCGCTTCCTCGTCGCCGGCAGCGACTTCTTCGCGGCGGGCCGCGTGTCGCTCGTCGAGCTGGTCCGCGGCGCGGAGATCCGCGTGACCGGGGAGGTGGCCCCGGCGAGCCCCGACGCGGTGCTCCGGCGCACCGGACCGGCGGTGTTCGTCGTCAACAGGCTCTCCTACGACAACCTCGAGCGTCTCGACCCCGATGCCGGCTTTGCCGCCGCCTGGCAAGCGGGTGTCGGCCAGGGGGCCAACCCGCACGACGTGGCGCGCGTCGCGACCGCGGCCGGCGAGCGGCTGTTCGTCACCCGCTACGAACCGCCGTTCGACGACGTCGCGGTGTTGCAGGGGCAGGGCGGGGGCTTCGTCGCGTCGATCCCTCTGGGGGACCTCGCGGGGAATCCGGACGGCACCCCGCGCCCGGACCGGATCGCCCTTGCGGAGGGGAAGCTGTTCGTCGGCCTGCAGGACATCGACCGGAGCTTCACCGACTACGCGGAGGGAAAGCTCGCCGTGATCGACCCTGAGACACTCGCGGTGGAGGGGGTGATTCCGCTCGGCGGCAAGAATCCCGGCACGATCGAGGTCCTCACCGGTGCCGACGGCCGCACGCGGCTGTTCGTCGCTCTCGCCGGAATCTTTCCCGGGCTTCTGCCGCAGGAGCTGTCGGGAGGGGTGGCGGTCGTCGACGTGACGAACCGCGTGCTCGAGCGCTTCGCACTCGACGACGACGACGCGGGCGGCAACATCGGCGCGCTCGCGGTCGCGCGCGACGACCTCGCTTACGCCGTCGTGTCGGACGAGAATTTCATCAACAGCGTGCTCGCCTTCGATCCTGCGAGCGGGACCATCCTCCGGGTGCTCCGGGAGACGCAGGAGTTCGTCCCGGAGATCGAGGTCGACTCGGGCGGGGTGCTGGCGGTGCCGGACCGGAATTTCTTCGACCCGAAGCTCTGCCTGTACGCCGTACCGGCCGATGCGGCCGGCGCCGAGCGGCTGCTCGGCTGCGGAGGGCTCGACCTGCCTCCGTTCTCGGTCGAAGCCCTCGACTGACGCTTCGGGCCGGGGCCAGGAGTTCCGAAACGGGCCTCACGGCCACGTCCCACCCGCGA
Proteins encoded:
- a CDS encoding TonB-dependent receptor, which gives rise to MSVRTKLPLALLALLAARGLPADAAGPGDEGEDRPGVVEERVEVEAEAAGEDDVAAFATVLGEEAIAGRAADLADLLRRVPGARVRDYGGLGRFATVSLRGSTAEQVTVLVDGVPQNRALGGPVDLSPIPLTQVRSVTVYRGIPPVAAGLDGLGGVVDIRTREPGAPAAGAEILYGSLGTERIAASWSGRAGARWRLRVGAERFRSRGDFDYLDLGAPLVAGDERRQRRSNNDVAGTSWVIRAFRHSRGGGRFEFGWRGLDREGGIPGTDGLPARFTRLGERQQEARLSWERRLRSGSVSIAADRTVRRDRLRDPFGEVGIGIQDQTTRLTSTGAALLWRGRRGRHRWLLRADARRERARVRDAALAVSDRGGLRRTRMSIAAEDVVGFGRLAVAPALRIERRTDRFVAGGEGLLPPPAPSAGETRVTGKLGLSLALGRNWSLRASAGRFDRPPDLLELFGDRGTVVGNPGLRPERGTKLELGIARAAKIWAGTRWRAGGELVAFATDARDLILLWPTSPGAVVATNFDRARIRGLEASVSLQRGAFAAELSGTLQRATDASGGFADGFPLPGRPDREGFAALSWNFARDRVGWEVTYVGENPTDRLDTPALRLPARVLHDVRYGHRFGPPGSGVELGVEVRNLFDRETRDVARFPLPGRTLFVRLAWGTGEERP